Proteins encoded by one window of Peptococcaceae bacterium 1198_IL3148:
- a CDS encoding YcdB/YcdC domain-containing protein, translated as MACLLREELRKRALSMVQIPNHFQPVIEEYTEGENGEGGAMFSWTNKEKDEGIMISLDLAGNLTSLLIDMNDKNSNAIPLNVAERRERAEQFLLSHYPQALKDLTLYNTKKLTNGYRFYYEQMVMDLPLDDAGCFIDVDAAGSIVEFTYRGVKQTPEIPTKLISKEVLIEHVQNRLDFQLRVTNLYTDIHNVAEDGLRLVYIPEPFMEYQADVLQPTLTIVHQEEDLQRYATVPPPSGTIERKDLSIEDIVGISEGMEVIREVDMGEETGIVWRDRDWETKEQDLSMVGFFQRHSGGTVKAFIAKKTGKVRSFMWFKERSGDLCLSHQACYQKAIDFLQRVIPDYYQYLQLIVRENEEVDGTEMQQSFLFHMCNEHGIPMELGLVTVVVNRKTGQIDHYSGPRFDVEQLSQIPAEPAISKKEVREIFINHLDFKLAWSKNYDSETEPYTLVYQACDRHSRTPIRYIDAMTGAVISDKDK; from the coding sequence GTGGCTTGCTTGCTAAGAGAAGAATTGAGGAAACGAGCATTATCGATGGTCCAAATTCCCAATCATTTTCAACCAGTCATTGAGGAATATACTGAGGGAGAGAATGGAGAAGGTGGGGCCATGTTTTCATGGACAAACAAAGAAAAAGATGAAGGTATTATGATAAGTCTAGATCTTGCGGGTAATTTGACTAGTTTACTAATTGATATGAACGATAAAAATTCCAATGCCATCCCTTTAAATGTAGCGGAAAGAAGAGAACGAGCGGAACAATTTTTACTAAGCCATTATCCCCAGGCATTAAAGGATTTAACTTTATATAACACAAAAAAACTTACTAATGGATATCGTTTTTACTATGAACAAATGGTAATGGACTTACCGCTAGATGATGCTGGTTGTTTTATTGATGTTGACGCTGCGGGGAGCATTGTTGAGTTTACATACAGAGGCGTGAAACAGACACCTGAAATACCAACGAAGTTGATTTCAAAAGAAGTGCTAATTGAACATGTACAAAACAGACTGGATTTTCAACTCAGGGTTACAAATCTTTATACTGATATTCATAATGTAGCGGAGGATGGGCTCCGCCTGGTGTACATACCGGAGCCATTTATGGAATATCAAGCAGACGTTTTGCAACCAACGTTAACCATTGTCCATCAAGAAGAGGATCTGCAAAGGTATGCTACAGTGCCTCCGCCATCGGGCACAATAGAACGCAAAGATTTATCCATTGAGGATATCGTTGGTATTTCTGAGGGGATGGAAGTAATTCGTGAAGTGGATATGGGGGAAGAAACCGGCATTGTGTGGCGTGATCGAGACTGGGAGACGAAGGAACAGGATTTATCCATGGTTGGCTTTTTCCAAAGACATTCGGGGGGTACCGTTAAAGCCTTCATTGCAAAGAAGACGGGTAAAGTCAGAAGTTTTATGTGGTTTAAAGAACGAAGCGGCGACCTTTGCCTTAGTCACCAAGCATGTTATCAAAAAGCCATAGACTTTCTACAAAGGGTTATTCCAGATTATTATCAGTATCTGCAATTGATTGTCCGGGAAAATGAAGAAGTGGATGGTACTGAAATGCAACAATCATTCCTTTTTCATATGTGTAACGAACATGGCATACCAATGGAGTTAGGATTAGTAACGGTTGTAGTTAACCGCAAAACCGGACAAATTGATCATTACAGTGGACCGCGTTTTGACGTGGAACAATTGAGCCAAATCCCTGCTGAACCAGCTATTTCTAAAAAAGAAGTCAGGGAAATATTTATCAATCATTTGGATTTTAAATTAGCATGGAGCAAAAATTATGATAGTGAAACAGAACCCTATACCCTTGTTTATCAAGCATGTGATCGGCATTCCAGAACCCCCATCCGGTACATAGATGCCATGACTGGGGCAGTTATTTCCGATAAAGATAAATGA
- a CDS encoding VOC family protein, with product MFKRIEHLAFNIKDRARSIHFYEEHFGFKKYYEHDVPEPTIEKIIYLRLGDTIIELIHMPTGSPIQGFHFCLESDNFEEDYTRLKAAGIPVDTEPQPAGSREPGEEGWRRTVFVGPDGELIEIRG from the coding sequence ATGTTTAAACGCATCGAACATTTAGCATTTAATATTAAGGACAGAGCCAGGTCTATCCATTTTTACGAAGAACATTTTGGTTTCAAAAAATATTATGAACATGATGTTCCTGAACCCACAATAGAAAAAATAATTTATCTTAGACTAGGTGACACCATTATAGAGTTGATACATATGCCAACTGGCTCGCCAATTCAAGGATTTCATTTCTGCCTTGAGAGTGATAACTTTGAGGAAGACTATACCCGCCTAAAAGCTGCCGGTATTCCTGTTGATACCGAGCCTCAACCTGCTGGATCAAGGGAGCCAGGAGAAGAAGGTTGGCGTAGAACAGTATTTGTCGGTCCTGACGGAGAATTAATAGAAATTAGAGGATAA
- a CDS encoding Rossmann-like and DUF2520 domain-containing protein: MSKPTVTVVGAGKVGSAMAVALQRSGYPIVGVVSGSVSSAQALGLRLGVNYSTQLTAFTNGAQIVFITTPDREVVNVVTTIANNGGFKAGQIIVHTSGSIPSTAINIARQHGALVAAFHPLQSFADVETAILNLPGSYFAIEGDADALPVLNQLLNDLHGHGITINPEDKPLYHAAAVVASNYLVAIIHLATEMLAKLGLERQQSVPALWPLIMGTLNNIEKDGTIKALTGPVERGDSITLDKHIKAINELGAVEQQVYQSLGKLTVALALQKESINQATATELINILEGNKNE, translated from the coding sequence TTGAGTAAACCAACTGTAACGGTGGTGGGTGCGGGTAAAGTTGGTTCGGCAATGGCGGTGGCTTTGCAAAGGTCAGGCTATCCAATAGTGGGCGTGGTCAGTGGTAGCGTATCCAGCGCTCAAGCCCTCGGTTTGCGCCTGGGAGTTAATTATTCTACCCAGTTAACGGCCTTTACCAATGGCGCGCAAATTGTCTTTATTACCACCCCCGATAGAGAAGTGGTGAATGTGGTGACCACAATTGCTAATAACGGCGGTTTTAAAGCGGGACAAATTATTGTACATACCAGCGGTTCAATACCCTCGACAGCCATTAACATTGCCCGACAGCATGGGGCGTTGGTGGCAGCTTTTCACCCATTGCAATCCTTTGCGGATGTGGAAACAGCCATTTTGAATTTGCCTGGCAGCTATTTTGCCATTGAAGGGGATGCCGACGCACTGCCGGTTTTAAATCAACTGCTGAATGACTTACATGGCCATGGCATTACCATTAACCCAGAGGATAAGCCTCTTTATCACGCGGCGGCAGTGGTGGCATCTAATTATTTAGTTGCCATTATTCACTTAGCCACAGAAATGCTGGCCAAATTGGGCCTAGAACGGCAGCAGTCTGTGCCGGCTTTATGGCCGCTCATAATGGGCACGTTGAACAATATTGAAAAGGACGGCACTATTAAGGCATTGACCGGTCCCGTTGAGCGTGGCGACAGCATTACACTGGACAAACACATCAAAGCCATTAATGAACTAGGCGCCGTTGAACAGCAAGTTTACCAATCCCTGGGCAAGCTGACGGTGGCGTTGGCATTGCAAAAGGAATCAATTAACCAAGCCACCGCCACAGAATTAATCAATATATTGGAGGGAAACAAGAATGAATAA